The following nucleotide sequence is from Alkalihalobacillus sp. LMS39.
CAATGCCAACTATGGAAGTATTCCGTTCGGTAAGAAGCTGATGTAAGCCTTCCCCGTAATATTCTGTTTGAATTTCTGCTGCATACGTTTCACTTACTGTTGTGACAAGGTGTGCGTGGACAATCGCTCCTTTCATAAAGTTAATGGTATGATTAAATTCCAAGCTATAATAATGTTCAGGTGGAAAATGGAGCATATCTTGAAAAATAGTAGGTGAGGAAATGCCTTGGTATTTTAAATTATGGATCGTAAATACTGTTTTTGTATGTTTATAAACCGGATGATCTTGGTAGGTCGTTCTTACGTAAGCAGGAATAAGAGCTGTTTGCCAGTCATGGCAATGAAGAATATGTGGTTTGATATCAAGCATAGGAAGAGCTTCTAATACAGCATGGCAAAAAAAGATGAACCGTTCTGCATCGTCGTCATAGCCGTATAAATGGTCGCGTTTAAAGTAATATTCATTATCAATAAAATAATAAGTAATTCCATCTTTGGTCAGTGTTTCAATGCCACAATATTGCTTACGCCAACTTACATGGACCGTGAATGATGTCATATGATGCATTTCTTGTTTAAAGGCATCATCGATTACACTGTACTTGGGTAATATGACACGGATGTTTGCCCCTTGTTTTCGTAAAGCAGATGGAAGGGAGCCGATAACATCGGCTAACCCTCCTGTTTTACAAAAAGGGGAACATTCAGAAGCAACAAATACAATATTCATAGTTTCCAGCTCCTTATTTCCAAAAAAGATTAAATCACTTTTCGTTTCGCGACAACGTAAGGTTGTTTAGCGGCCCCGATTAACGTGCGATCAGCCAATAAATGAACATCTTTATCAATAATAACTCGGTCTAACCTAACGTTTTCTTCGATTTCACAACGTTGCATAATAATGGAATTTTTGATGCTAGCTCCTTTTTTTATGTGAACACCACGAAATAACACACAATTTTCTACTTCGCCTTCAATGATACAACCATTGGCTACAAGTGAATTTTTTACTTTTGAGCCCGTTAAATATTTTGCTGGTGGCTCATCTTTTACTTTTGTGAAAATTAGTTGGTCTTGGAAAAATAAACTTTGATACACGTCCGGATTTAGCAAAGACATCGTGTGTTTATAATAGCTTTCAATAGAATTAATGACAGCAAGATGACCATGATACGGAACCCCATACACAATAAGAGAAGATAGATGTTGGATGATTCCATCTTCAAAGAAATTACTCATACCACGAGCAATGCAATGGTCCACAAGTTCGAGCAGGAGACTTTTTTTGAGGATAAACATCCCTAAAAAGACATTATGATTATAATGGTCTTTTGTGATTTCCATGACTCTTCCTAATGGGTTCATGTGAAGCTTAAAGCAATGCTGATGTTCGTCTTCAAGCATATCCATTGATTTATAAAGGACAGTGATATCTGCCCCTGATGAAAGATGGGCTTCTAATGCTTCGTTATAGTTGATGTTACAAATATGCTGACTGCCAGAAATTAAGACATATTGAGAGGTAGAGCGAGAAAAGAAATCTCGATTGTTATGAAAATGTTGAAAATCACCTTTCGAAATATCGGTTGGATCGTTCCAGTCAGGGGGAAGGATAAATAATCCCCCATGTTTTCTATCAAGGTCCCAAGATGAGCCGGTTCCTAGATGGTCCATTAAAGAGCGATATTTTTTTCTAGTAAAAACGGCGATATCCCGGATATTTGCATTTGTCATATTGGAAAGAACAAAATCAATCAATCGGTATCTTCCACCAAAAGGAGTAGCTGCACCACAACGAAAATATGTTAGCTCATTTAAAAAATCATGCTCAGAATCTAAATTGATAACACCTAGCATTGTTTCCATTTCGTGTTCCTCCTTTTGTTATTAGTTTGCAATCGCATAATCTGCAATAATAGAATCTTTGTCTAAGACAATAATGTCATTAGGGTCTGTTGGTTTAATGCAAACATTGTTAGGAATGACGGTTCCTTCATTAATGATGGCTCTTTCAATGACGACATTTTTTCCGATGGACACGTTTGACATAATAACCGAATGTTTGATTGTCGTTTGTTCTTTGATTTCCACACCATAAAAAAGAATGGAGTTTGCTACAGTACCATGGATAATGCAGCCTTCATTGATTAACGAACAACTTACTTTTGCAGTAGGTGAGATGAACTGCGGGGGTTGATTTGGATTAACAGAAAAAATTCTCCAATGAACATCATTTAATTGCAAGGAAGGAGAGTCTTTTAACAAATCCATATTTGCTTCCCAATAACTTCGGACAGTACCGACGTCTTTCCAATACCCATTAAACGGAAAGGCAACCATATTACGATTGTCATCGAGCATAGCAGGAATTATATCTTTACCAAAGTCATGGCTAGAATGGATATTTTTTGCATCTTCAAGTAAGTATGATTTAAGAATGCTCCAATTAAAAATGTAAATTCCCATCGAAGCCATATTATTTTTCGGGTTTTCAGGTTTTTCCTCAAACTCTGTAATTCGATGATGTTTTCCGGTGTTCATAATGCCAAAACGACTTGCTTCTTCCCAAGGTACTTGGATAACAGAAATGGTAGCCTCAGCATTATGTTTCGTATGAAAATCAATCATCGCAGAATAATTCATTTTATAAATGTGGTCACCAGAAATGACAAGCACAAAGTCAGGATTGTATTGTTCGATAAAACTTATATTTTGGTAGATCGCATCAGCAGTTCCTTGGTACCAAGACGCCCCTTTCTTTGCCATGAAAGGGGGCAAAATGGACACGCCACCATCTCGACGGTCTAAATCCCATGGTGAACCAATTCCGAGGTGAGCATTTAATGTTAACGGTTCATATTGGGTTAAAACCCCAACCGTATCAATTCCTGAGTTTGTGCAATTGCTTAGGGTGAAATCAATAATCCGGTATTTCCCTCCAAAGGGAACAGCTGGTTTGGCAATGTTTTTCGTAAGTAATCCAAGACGTTTTCCTTCTCCGCCAGCAAGTAGCATTCCTACACATCTTTTTTTCATGTTTCTATCTCCCCTCATTTCAGTTATTTATGTCTAAAGCTTTTAACTTGAACACAACGGTTGATAAAGGTGGTACTTTAATCGTTATTCGGTATGGCTGGTTGTGCCATGCGGTAGGTTCACTGTGTAAATCTGTGTGATGTATTTGGTTGGAACCACCAAACTTTTCGTCATCACTATTAAAGACTTCGCTATACGTTCCTTTGACTGGAACGCCAATATGATAGTCATAACGAACAATTGGAGTGAAATTGCAAACAAAGAGTAAAAAGTCGTTTTGACCCTTTGCCTTTCGCATAAAGGCAATAATACTTTGTTCATGATTGTGGGGGTCAACCCATTCAAAACCATCAGGATTATGATCAAGCTCCCAAAGAGAAGGTTCTGCTAGATAAAAGTGATGTAACTCTTTCGTGTAACGATGCATTTGTTTATGAGAAGGGTAGTCAAGCAGTTGCCAATCCAATTCAGTCATGTCTTTCCACTCGTCAAATTGACCGAATTCGCCCCCCATAAAAATCAGCTTTTTTCCAGGATGTGCAATGAGATAAGAAAAAAATAAACGAAGGTTTGCAAACTTCTGCCAATAATCACCGGGCATTTTATTTAGTAACGATTTTTTCCCATGAACAACTTCATCATGAGATAAAGGTAAGATGAAATTTTCTGAAAAGGTGTAAATAAAGGAGAACGTGATTAAGTTATGATTCCATTTGCGATAAATTGGGTCTAATTCCATGTAACGAAGCATGTCGTTCATCCAACCCATATTCCATTTATAATTAAATCCTAGACCACCAACATAAGTAGGAGAGGTAACGAGTGGCCATGCTGTTGCTTCTTCTGCCATCATAAAAGTTGAGGGATATGAGGCAAAGATGGTTTTATTTAATTTTTGTATAAATTCAATGGCTTCTAAATTTTCTTCGCCACCAAATTCGTTGACGATTTTCTCTTCAGAGGAATGACCATAATTTAAGTAAAGCATACTAGAAACAGCATCTACTCGCAGTCCATCAATATGATATTTCTCAAGCCAAAATAAAGCATTTGAAATAAGAAAACTAATCACTTCTGGCTTACCAAAGTCGAAAGTTAGAGTACCCCACTCATGTTTTTCAGCTTTTCTTGGGTCATCATATTCGTATAAAGGTTGACCATCAAACATTCTAAGACCATGGTCATCTTTGCAAAAATGACTTGGGACCCAATCAAGAAAAACCCCGATATTGTTTTGATGGCATGTATCGATAAAATACATGAAGTCTTCAGGGGGGCCAAAACGACTTGTGACGGAAAAATACCCTGTTGTTTGATAGCCCCAAGAACGATCGTATGGATGCTCAGTTATTGGCAACAATTCAATGTGAGTATAACCCATTTCTACGACGTAAGGGACAAGATGTTGTGCGAGTTCGCGATACGTTA
It contains:
- the glgA gene encoding glycogen synthase GlgA, coding for MNIVFVASECSPFCKTGGLADVIGSLPSALRKQGANIRVILPKYSVIDDAFKQEMHHMTSFTVHVSWRKQYCGIETLTKDGITYYFIDNEYYFKRDHLYGYDDDAERFIFFCHAVLEALPMLDIKPHILHCHDWQTALIPAYVRTTYQDHPVYKHTKTVFTIHNLKYQGISSPTIFQDMLHFPPEHYYSLEFNHTINFMKGAIVHAHLVTTVSETYAAEIQTEYYGEGLHQLLTERNTSIVGIVNGINTGEYNPETDRHLHFHYLHCQQGKEKNKAVLQEQVGLPVRNDIPVISVVTRLVEQKGLPLIQHVFAELMSLDIQFILLGTGDAEFEQFFLEAQSRYKDKVSVHLTFNEAFARQIYAGSDFFLMPSRFEPCGIGQLLALRYETVPIVRETGGLADTVIPFDTDTQTGYGFTFENYNAHDMLYTVQYAVSIFHEKEKWHRLLANIYDTNFSWDESAKRYQTLYHNIL
- the glgD gene encoding glucose-1-phosphate adenylyltransferase subunit GlgD, whose amino-acid sequence is METMLGVINLDSEHDFLNELTYFRCGAATPFGGRYRLIDFVLSNMTNANIRDIAVFTRKKYRSLMDHLGTGSSWDLDRKHGGLFILPPDWNDPTDISKGDFQHFHNNRDFFSRSTSQYVLISGSQHICNINYNEALEAHLSSGADITVLYKSMDMLEDEHQHCFKLHMNPLGRVMEITKDHYNHNVFLGMFILKKSLLLELVDHCIARGMSNFFEDGIIQHLSSLIVYGVPYHGHLAVINSIESYYKHTMSLLNPDVYQSLFFQDQLIFTKVKDEPPAKYLTGSKVKNSLVANGCIIEGEVENCVLFRGVHIKKGASIKNSIIMQRCEIEENVRLDRVIIDKDVHLLADRTLIGAAKQPYVVAKRKVI
- a CDS encoding glucose-1-phosphate adenylyltransferase, which encodes MKKRCVGMLLAGGEGKRLGLLTKNIAKPAVPFGGKYRIIDFTLSNCTNSGIDTVGVLTQYEPLTLNAHLGIGSPWDLDRRDGGVSILPPFMAKKGASWYQGTADAIYQNISFIEQYNPDFVLVISGDHIYKMNYSAMIDFHTKHNAEATISVIQVPWEEASRFGIMNTGKHHRITEFEEKPENPKNNMASMGIYIFNWSILKSYLLEDAKNIHSSHDFGKDIIPAMLDDNRNMVAFPFNGYWKDVGTVRSYWEANMDLLKDSPSLQLNDVHWRIFSVNPNQPPQFISPTAKVSCSLINEGCIIHGTVANSILFYGVEIKEQTTIKHSVIMSNVSIGKNVVIERAIINEGTVIPNNVCIKPTDPNDIIVLDKDSIIADYAIAN
- the glgB gene encoding 1,4-alpha-glucan branching protein GlgB → MVILSTTFISEFDLFLFHQGNLFESYNMLGSHPFSLHGKQGVRFSVWAPHAKKIFVVGDFNNWNGKRYPMHMINESGVWACFIPDLPSGSLYKYEIHTESGSILLKSDPYAFYSELRPNTASKVYDINSYVWHDDSWQKQKQKQQHFQKPVLIYEVHLGSWKIHAHETYLTYRELAQHLVPYVVEMGYTHIELLPITEHPYDRSWGYQTTGYFSVTSRFGPPEDFMYFIDTCHQNNIGVFLDWVPSHFCKDDHGLRMFDGQPLYEYDDPRKAEKHEWGTLTFDFGKPEVISFLISNALFWLEKYHIDGLRVDAVSSMLYLNYGHSSEEKIVNEFGGEENLEAIEFIQKLNKTIFASYPSTFMMAEEATAWPLVTSPTYVGGLGFNYKWNMGWMNDMLRYMELDPIYRKWNHNLITFSFIYTFSENFILPLSHDEVVHGKKSLLNKMPGDYWQKFANLRLFFSYLIAHPGKKLIFMGGEFGQFDEWKDMTELDWQLLDYPSHKQMHRYTKELHHFYLAEPSLWELDHNPDGFEWVDPHNHEQSIIAFMRKAKGQNDFLLFVCNFTPIVRYDYHIGVPVKGTYSEVFNSDDEKFGGSNQIHHTDLHSEPTAWHNQPYRITIKVPPLSTVVFKLKALDINN